The sequence GCCAGCACCGCCTGGGCGTTGCTCGCGCTGGTGTGCGCGGTCACCGGGCCGATCCGCCCGCCGGACTTGCCGGACACCGAGGACGGAGTGAGCTCCAGCGACGGCGACGGCTCCGCTACGGCCTGCGCGGACTGGTCGAGGTAGTCCGCCAGCTTCTCCGCCGCCGGATCGTCCGCGGCCGCCTTCGGGTCGTCGGAGAGCCGCCAGATCGCCACCTGGGTGCCGGCCGCGGCGGTCTCCTTGGTCAGCGACCCCGATCCCGCCGTCTTGGCCAGCGCGTCGAGGTCGTTGACCTGCGGGAAGGAGTGCTGGAGTATCCAGGTGATCTTCCCGGCCACGTCCTTGTCCCGGCCCTGCTGGGTCAGGGACGTCGCGCTCCAGGGGACCTCGTGGTAAGCGGCTTTGCCGCTGGTGTCGGCGCCGTTGTAGAGGTCGATGCAGTAGGTGTAGACGGTCGTGCCGTCGCTGAGGCTCAGCTTGAACAGCCCGGCTTGCTCCGCCGCGGGCTTGCCGTCCTTGCTGGTGACGGTCGCGCCACCGTACATACCCGGCACGAGATCGCCGAGTGTGCCGGTCGCGCCACCGGACGACGCGGTGTCGCCGGCCGAGCCGGTGCCGCTGTCGGCGCCGGCCGTGGTCGCTCCGGCGAAGGCGCCGACCGCGAGCAGGCCGGCAGTGACGCCGGCCGCCGCGAGACGGGCTGCGCCCCGCCTGTAGGTCTTGGACATGAGTTTTCCCCTCCGGGCGGGGCGCCTGGTCGTGATGAGGGTTGGCCCCGCCTGTGCCGAGCCCCCGTGCATACGAACGCCGAAATCCTAGGAACCGCAGATGGCATGACCACAGCCGAGAGCAGCCTGAGCGGCATTCGAATCTCAATCGTTACGCGCCCACGGACATGTTTCCGTCATTGTCGATAAATCATTGACGCAATTCACGCCAGAAATGCCAGGGCACATTCACGCGGCAGCCACTCAGGGCCCGGCCGCCGTCAACTCCGGTTCCGGCGCCCGCGCTTCCGCCCGTGCGACTGCGCTCACCCCGCCACCCCCGCCGGAACGGCTGAACCGGGCCACGCCGCGGGCCAGATCGTGTCCGATCGCCACCGCCTCCAGTTCCGCCGCGAGATAGCGCCGGCCGTCCTTCTCGTCCTGCCTGATCCGCAACCTGCCCTGCACGAGCAGTGGTTCACCGAGACAGACGGACTCCTTCACGTTGCTCCCGAGGTTCCGCCACGCGCGCACGGTGTAGAAGCTCGTCGCGCCGTCGGTCCACGCTCCGCGCTCGGCGTCCCAGCGGCGCGTGGTGGTGGCCAGCCGAAATCGGGTGACGATCAGGCCGGTGGCCGTCACCTGGCTCTCGGGCTCGGTCGCCACATTTCCCACGACAGTCACCAAGGTCTCGTTCATCGCGCGTTCCTTTCGTCCGCCGCGCTCCCCTGCGGAACGCGACAAGACCATCGTGCGCGAAATCGGACGACCGAGGAAAAAAGATCTGGAAACTGTGGATAACTTGCCGGATGTGGATAACTTCGTCACTCGGACGAGTGAGACAAGCGATCCCCGCGGTTTCCGGTCGGCGCCGGCACCCCGCCGGTCCGCTGATCCGACGGCCTGCCCGCCGGCAGGAGCCTCGCGGACGCCGGCGCGGAGCCGGCCACGACCGCGTACTGCTCGCGGACCTCGCGGTAGCGCATCAGCTCGGCCGCGACCGGTTCGAGCACGCGGGCCCGGCCGCAGTCCGCCGCCGCGTCCCGCATCCGCCGCTCGGCGGCCTGTCCGTATCTTCTGGCCGGTCCCCACGCGGCGATCCGACACGTCCCGGAGACCAGCGGACCGCCGGCCCCGCCCACCGCGACCGTGACGAGCGGCGGCCACCACGACATGTCCAGAGAGCCCGATCCGACCGCGCTCAGGCAGACCACTCCGGCCAGCGCGAGAGCCATCAGCAGCCACTGGACGGCCGCGGCCACCGACCACCAGCCGGGCCGTTCCGGCGTACGCGGCCGGGCCCGGACCGCCGCGGCGTCGAGTGCCGCCGGAAGTCCTTCCCCGCCGCGCCGCGCCGCGTCCCGCACCGCTCTCGCCCACGGCACCGGCAGTCCGCGGGCCGCGTCGGCGGAAAGTCCGCGCACCGCCTCGTCGATCACCGGCCGGGAGGCCGTCGGCCGCAGCCCGGACAGATCGCCCTGCTCCTTCGCGAGCTGTGCGGGCGGTCGAACCTCGGCCCACCGCGGCCCTTTTGTACGCCGACCGAGTGAACCGGTCATTTTGCGGACGAAACGGGAACAGCCCGCGGAGCCTGCCCGTTCTCCGACCAGTCGACTCCACGGCGTGCCGCAGGCGTCCCACGCGGCACTCGACCATTCCTTCTCCGCCGACTGACCGGCACCGGCCGCTCCCACCGCGTCCGCGAGCCGGTCGACGAACTCCTCGCGCGCCGGATCGGTGAGCCCGGCGCCGCCCTCGCCGACGTAGAGCGGCTGGAGTCCGCTCGCCATGCGGTCCATGTCCGCCGCCAGCCGCCGCCCCGCAGCGGCGCGTTCGGAGACGATCTGGGCCAGCACGGCGCGCAGGTCCGGCACGCCCTGCCCGGTGAGTGCGGAGGCGGCGAGCACGACGGCACCCGCCTCGCCGTGCTCGCCGACCGCCAGCCCGTCCTCGTCGAGCAGTCGCCGCAGGTCGTCGAGGACGAGGTCGGCCGTGTCCCCCGGGAGGCGGTCGACCTGGTTCAGCACCAGCACGGTGACATCGGCGTGCCCCGCCAGCGGCCGCAGATAGCGCTCGTGCAGTGCCGCGTCGGCGTACTTCTCCGGGTCCAGCACCCAGACGACGACGTCCACCAGCCGCAGCAGGCGGTCCACCTGCTCGCGGTGGCCGGTGGCGGCGGAGTCGTGGTCGGGGAGGTCGATCAGCACCAGCCCGTCGAGGCTCTGCTCCTTGACGTCGCCGAGGTCCCGGCCGGCCTCGGCGCCGTCGCCAACTGAACAGTGGGAAGCGCCATCCGGCACGCCGAACTGACCGGGCAGGCACGGCACGTGCTCCTGCCGCTCCGGGCGCACGTGCGGCCGTGCCTCCGGCTCCGTTTCCGCCCCCGTCTCCGCGGGCACGGGGACCGACATGTCCCGCAACCCGTAGCGGGCGTAGCGGTCCTGCGGGGCCACGCCCAGCCGGTCCAGCAGCCCGGCCGCCCGCTCCGGCTGCCACGCGCAGGCCACCGGTCGTGAGGTGGTGGGCCTGCGCACACCCGTGGCGGACAGTTCGAGCCCGGTCAGCGCGTTGAAGAGCGTGGACTTTCCGCTGCCGGTCGCCCCGGCCATGGCGACCACGGTGTGGTCGAGTGACAGCCGCCGCCGCTCACCGACCCGCGCGAGCAGTTCGCTGCTCTCGGCCAGCTCATCCGGACTGATCCGGGTCCTGGACAGGCCGAGCAGCTCGCCGAGCGCCTCGACCCGTACGGTCAGCGGGTCGGCCACCGCCGGCTCGGCGGATGCGTTCGGGACGTCCAGGGCGGAGGGGCTGGTGGCCACCGGGTCACCTCTCCTTCTGTAGTACGGACAGAGCGGCGATCAGGGCGGACTGCTGACCGGCGGTGACGTCGTAGCCGTCCACGGGGGCGAGCCGGCGTTCGCGTTCACGGGACAGCAGCCCGGCGACAGCGTCGTCGAGCAGGGCACGGGCGGCGTCGCGCAGCCGGACGGCGGCCTGGGCGCCGAGGGTTTCGGCCAGCCGTTCGCCCGCGGGCCGGCCGGACCTGCCGCCGAGCAGCACCATGGCCAGGAGGGTGGCGACATCCTCCGGGTCGGCGGCCGGCCGGTCGGCGGAGCGGGACGCCCGGGCCTCGGCGTAGGCGAGGTCGGTCAGGCCCCGCCTCCAGCGCCGTACGCCCTTGTCGATGCGGGCCGCGACGGCGACCCGGTCGCGGTCGGGGCGGGCGGTGGGTTCGTCGAGCAGGGCGGCACCCGCCGGCTCGTGCCGCCACGCCTCGGCGACACGGTCGTCGGCCGCGTCGGTCTCGGTGCGCAGCAAGGCGGCCAGTTCCTCGGCCAGGGCGCGCTGCAGCGCGTCGGGGCCGCAGGCCGGATA comes from Streptomyces sp. NBC_00448 and encodes:
- a CDS encoding thioester domain-containing protein, translating into MSKTYRRGAARLAAAGVTAGLLAVGAFAGATTAGADSGTGSAGDTASSGGATGTLGDLVPGMYGGATVTSKDGKPAAEQAGLFKLSLSDGTTVYTYCIDLYNGADTSGKAAYHEVPWSATSLTQQGRDKDVAGKITWILQHSFPQVNDLDALAKTAGSGSLTKETAAAGTQVAIWRLSDDPKAAADDPAAEKLADYLDQSAQAVAEPSPSLELTPSSVSGKSGGRIGPVTAHTSASNAQAVLASDAPAGVKLVDGDGKPVTSVSDGSQLYFDVPAGTKAGGTSVTVSATTSVPVGRAFAGTNSKDGGSSQTMILAGTSQTEIKATAAATWADQGPIPALTAQVNCAKSGVDVSATNKGDEAFTFTLEGKTYTIAPGKSQTITVPVAEDQGYKIDIALPDKSVKTFKGVLDCKAATPPPTLPANQPSPASGTGNLAETGSSNSTPLIAGIAVALVVVGGGAVFFFRRSAKKNSATS
- a CDS encoding single-stranded DNA-binding protein, which gives rise to MNETLVTVVGNVATEPESQVTATGLIVTRFRLATTTRRWDAERGAWTDGATSFYTVRAWRNLGSNVKESVCLGEPLLVQGRLRIRQDEKDGRRYLAAELEAVAIGHDLARGVARFSRSGGGGGVSAVARAEARAPEPELTAAGP
- a CDS encoding dynamin family protein → MATSPSALDVPNASAEPAVADPLTVRVEALGELLGLSRTRISPDELAESSELLARVGERRRLSLDHTVVAMAGATGSGKSTLFNALTGLELSATGVRRPTTSRPVACAWQPERAAGLLDRLGVAPQDRYARYGLRDMSVPVPAETGAETEPEARPHVRPERQEHVPCLPGQFGVPDGASHCSVGDGAEAGRDLGDVKEQSLDGLVLIDLPDHDSAATGHREQVDRLLRLVDVVVWVLDPEKYADAALHERYLRPLAGHADVTVLVLNQVDRLPGDTADLVLDDLRRLLDEDGLAVGEHGEAGAVVLAASALTGQGVPDLRAVLAQIVSERAAAGRRLAADMDRMASGLQPLYVGEGGAGLTDPAREEFVDRLADAVGAAGAGQSAEKEWSSAAWDACGTPWSRLVGERAGSAGCSRFVRKMTGSLGRRTKGPRWAEVRPPAQLAKEQGDLSGLRPTASRPVIDEAVRGLSADAARGLPVPWARAVRDAARRGGEGLPAALDAAAVRARPRTPERPGWWSVAAAVQWLLMALALAGVVCLSAVGSGSLDMSWWPPLVTVAVGGAGGPLVSGTCRIAAWGPARRYGQAAERRMRDAAADCGRARVLEPVAAELMRYREVREQYAVVAGSAPASARLLPAGRPSDQRTGGVPAPTGNRGDRLSHSSE